A region from the Leopardus geoffroyi isolate Oge1 chromosome C2, O.geoffroyi_Oge1_pat1.0, whole genome shotgun sequence genome encodes:
- the LOC123610315 gene encoding olfactory receptor 5AC1-like, which yields MMEANKTQMMEFVLTGLTDRPGMQFPLFLAFLVIYLTTMVGNLGLIFLIWKDPHLHTPMYLFLGSLAFADACSSSSVTPRMFVSILDKSQVISLFECMAQYYFFGSSATTECFLLVVMAYDRYAAICNPLLYPVVMSNRLCTWLISVSYAIGFLHPVIHVGLLFRLTFCRSNIIPHFYCEILSLYTISCTDPSLNALVIFIFAACIQAFTFTTIMVSYTRVLFAILKKKSEKGRSRAFSTCSAHLLSVSLFYGTLFFMYVRPGSGPDQYQDKMYSLFYTVIIPLLNPFIYSLRNKEVLGASRKVIKKYLGKAFITP from the coding sequence ATGATGGAGGCAAACAAGACGCAGATGATGGAGTTTGTTCTCACAGGACTGACAGATCGTCCAGGGATGCAGTTTCCCCTGTTCCTGGCGTTCTTGGTCATCTATCTCACCACCATGGTGGGCAACCTCGGACTgattttcctcatctggaaggACCCTCATCTTCACACTCCCATGTACTTATTCCTTGGCAGTTTGGCCTTTGCAGATGCTTGTTCCTCATCCTCTGTGACTCCCAGGATGTTTGTCAGCATCTTAGACAAAAGTCAAGTGATATCCCTCTTTGAGTGCATGGCccagtattatttttttggttccAGTGCCACCACAGAGTGTTTCCTCTTGGTagtgatggcctatgaccgttATGCAGCCATATGCAACCCCTTGCTTTATCCAGTGGTGATGTCCAACCGACTCTGTACCTGGTTGATAAGTGTGTCATATGCGATTGGTTTTCTGCATCCCGTCATTCATGTGGGATTATTGTTTAGATTAACCTTCTGCAGGTCCAATATAATACCTCATTTCTACTGTGAAATTTTGTCACTGTATACAATTTCTTGCACTGACCCATCTCTTAATGcattggtgatttttatttttgctgcttGTATACAAGCTTTTACTTTTACGACCATCATGGTGTCTTATACCCGTGTCCTCTTTGCCATCCTGAAAAAGAAGTCTGAAAAGGGCAGGAGCAGAGCCTTCTCCACGTGCAGCGCccacctgctctctgtctctttgttctATGGCACTCTCTTCTTCATGTATGTGCGTCCTGGGTCTGGGCCAGATCAATATCAGgataaaatgtattcattgttCTACACGGTTATAATCCCCCTGCTAAACCCCTTTATTTATAGCCTAAGAAACAAGGAAGTTTTAGGTGCATCGAGAAAAGTGATaaagaaatatttggggaaagCTTTCATTACTCCTTAA
- the LOC123576086 gene encoding olfactory receptor 5AC1-like produces the protein MAEENKTQVTEFVLMGLTDRPGLQVPLFLVFLVIYLTTMVGNLGLVALIWKDPHLHNPMYLFLGSLAFADACTSSSVTPRMLVNFLSKNHAISLSDCLAQFYIFGSSATTECFLLVVMAYDRYVAICNPLLYPVMMSNNLCTLFIGVSYFIGFLHSAIHVGLLFRLTFCRSNEIHCFYCEIIQLFKISCTDPTVNTLLVLVFSAFVQVFTFTTIMVSYTHVLFAILKKKSEKGRSKAFSTCSAHLLSVSLFYGTLFFMYVRPGSGYTEDHDKIYSLFYTIIIPLLNPFIYSLRNKEVIGALRRIMKK, from the coding sequence ATGGCAGAGGAAAATAAGACACAGGTGACGGAGTTTGTTCTCATGGGACTTACAGATCGTCCAGGGCTGCAGGTCCCCCTGTTCCTGGTGTTCTTGGTCATCTATCTCACCACCATGGTGGGCAACCTTGGTCTAGTTGCTCTCATCTGGAAGGACCCCCACCTTCACAACCCCATGTACTTATTCCTCGGCAGTTTGGCCTTTGCAGATGCCTGTACTTCATCCTCTGTAACTCCCAGGATGCTTGTAAATTTTTTATCCAAGAATCATGCGATATCTCTTTCTGACTGCCTGGCtcagttttacatttttggttcCAGTGCCACCACAGAGTGCTTCCTCCTGGTagtgatggcctatgaccgctatgtaGCCATTTGCAACCCTTTGCTTTATCCAGTCATGATGTCCAATAACCTCTGTACTCTATTCATTGGCGTTTcgtattttattggttttctacATTCAGCAATTCATGTGGGTTTGTTATTTAGATTAACTTTCTGCAGGTCCAATGAAATACATTGTTTCTACTGTGAAATTATAcaacttttcaaaatttcttgCACTGATCCTACAGTTAATACACTTCTGGTTTTAGTCTTTTCGGCCTTCGTACAAGTCTTCACTTTTACGACCATCATGGTGTCTTATACCCATGTCCTCTTTGCCATCCTGAAAAAGAAGTCTGAAAAGGGCAGGAGCAAAGCCTTCTCCACGTGCAGCGCCCACCTGCTCTCTGTTTCCTTGTTCTATGGCACTCTCTTCTTCATGTATGTGCGTCCTGGGTCTGGCTACACTGAAGATCAtgataaaatttattctttattttacacaATAATAATTCCTCTGCTAAATCCTTTTATTTACAGCTTGAGGAACAAAGAGGTTATAGGTGCCTTAAgaagaataatgaagaaataa